The Rhodothermus marinus DSM 4252 DNA segment GACGGCATCACAGACATCCGGGATGAAAGCGACCGCGAAGGCCTGCGCGTCGTGCTGGAGCTGCGCAAAGACGCCGTGCCGCTGGTCATTCAGAACCAGCTCTACAAGTACACGCCCTGCCAGCAGACCTTCGGCGTGAACATGGTGGCGCTGGTGAACGGCCGGCCGCGCACGCTCACGCTCAAAGAACTGATGCGCCATTACCTGGATCACCGGCACGAGGTCGTAACGCGGCGCACCCGCTTCGAACTGCGTAAGGCCGAGGAGCGTGCCCACATCCTGGAAGGCCTCAAGATCGCGCTCGATCACCTCGACCTCGTCATCAACATCATTCGCTATTCGGCCGACCCGGACGAAGCGCGCCAGCGCCTCATGGAAGGCGTGCTGCCTGAACGGCTCACGCCGGAGCAACGGGAGCGGCTGGGGTTGCCCGTCGAGCAGATTTCGCATTTCACGCTCACCGAGGCGCAGGCCAATGCGATCCTTGCCCTCCGACTGAGCCGCCTGACCGGCCTCGAGCGCCAGAAGCTCGAAGAAGAATACCGGGCGCTGCTCCAGGAAATCGAGCGCCTGCGGAGCATCCTGGCCAGCGAGCCGTTGCGCTGGCAGATCATCCGGGAAGAGCTGCTCGAGCTGAAGCAGAAGTATGCCGACGCGCGGCGTACGGAGATCGACTATGCGGGCGGCGGCGACTTTGCCATCGAGGACCTGATCGAAGACGAGCAGGTGGTGGTCACGCTGTCGCACCAGGGACTGATCAAACGCACGCCGGTTCACATCTACCGGCAACAGGGCCGCGGCGGCGTCGGCATGAAGGCCAGCGGCATGCGCGAAGACGACTACATCGAACACCTGTTCGCCTGCAAGAACCACGATTACCTGCTCTTTTTCACGGACCACGGCCGCTGCTACTGGCTGCGCGTTTACGACATCCCGGAGGGCAGCCGCACCAGCCTCGGCCGCTCCATTCGCAACCTGATCCAGATTGCGCCCGACGATCGCGTGCGCGCCGTGCTGAACATCCGCAAGGAGGACTTCGAAAATCCGGAATTCCTGCGCACGCACTACGTGCTGATGGCCACGCGCCAGGGTCTTGTCAAGAAGACGGAGCTGGAAGCCTTCAGCCGTCCGCGGGCCGACGGCATCATCGCCATTGCCTTTGCTGAAGGGGACGAGCTGATCGAAGCGGTGCTGACCGACGGCCGGGCGCACGTGCTGCTGGCCTCGTCGGGCGGACGCGTCGTGCGCTTCGATGAATCGGACGTGCGGCCGATGGGCCGCAACACGCGCGGCGTACGGGGCATTGCGCTGGAGACCGGCGAACAGGTCGTGGGCATGGTGGCCGTCTCGCCCGAAGCCTCGCCCTGCATTCTGTCGATCAGCGCCAACGGCTACGGCAAGCGCACGCCGCTGGAAGAGTATCCCGTCCACCGGCGGGGCGGCAAGGGCGTCTGGACCATGAAGATCACGCCGCGTACGGGCCGACTCATCGCCATCAAGGCCGTGCAGGACACCGACGATCTGATGATCATCACCCAGAACGGCCTGATGATCCGCATCCACGTGGCCGACATCAGCCGTATGGGTCGGCACACCCAGGGCGTCCGGCTGATCCAGCTCAAGCCCGGCGATGCCATTGCCGACGTGACACGCCTGGTCACCGAAGCCCAGGAAGACGAAGCGGCCGCCGCACCGGCCATCGCCTGAGGTTGCCGACATCCGGCTTCCAAACTATCTTTAACGGCGTCGCTCCTGCGGGCGACGCCGTTTTCTGTATAATAGCCAGTCCATTAAAAGCACCATGGAACAGCAGCACAGACCGGTGCCCATCTGGCAATGGGTACTGATTCAATTGGCCGAAAGCATTCCGCTTCTTAACATTCTGTTCATGCTGGTGCTGGCTTTCCTGGGCGGCGTGCACCCCTGCATCCGCAACTATGCCCGGGCCTTTCTGCTAATTCTGTCAGCCATTATACTGCTGATTGTAATAATTCTCCTGATAGCTCTGGTGCAGCAGTCGGACAGCTCCGCTGTTGAAGCCTGAACATCAGAAAAGGCCGGCCCCGGATGGGACCGGCCTTTTCCAGTGGTGTGGATCGTATGCGTTCAGGAGGTCGGCTGCTAACGGGCCACGTACTCCAGTGCCCGGCGCAACCGGCGAAGCCCTTCGTCGATCTCGGCTTCCGTGATGATCAGCGGCGGACGGAAGCGGATCGAGCGCTCGCCACAGCCCAGCACCAGAACGCCCTCTTCCAGGCTCCGCTGGCGCACGGCATCCCGGAAGGCCGGGGTGGGCAGATCGAAGGCACACATGAGCCCGCGCCCGCGCACGTTGGTCATGAACGGCAGCGCCTCGGCCATCTCCTCCAGCCGA contains these protein-coding regions:
- the gyrA gene encoding DNA gyrase subunit A, which translates into the protein MEAEKPRIIPVNIEEEMKSSYIDYSMSVIVGRALPDVRDGLKPVHRRVLYGMYELGLTASAPYKKSARIVGEVLGKYHPHGDAAVYDTMVRMAQDFAMRYPLVDGQGNFGSIDGDSPAAMRYTEARLTRLAEEMLRDIDKDTVDFQDNFDGSLKEPVVLPAALPNLIVNGADGIAVGMATKIPPHNLGEAVDALVAMIDNPDISLDELLKHLPAPDFPTGGIIYGYSGVKEAYATGRGRILIRARIHEEEIRPGRMALVITEIPYQVNKSSLIEKIAHLVRERRIDGITDIRDESDREGLRVVLELRKDAVPLVIQNQLYKYTPCQQTFGVNMVALVNGRPRTLTLKELMRHYLDHRHEVVTRRTRFELRKAEERAHILEGLKIALDHLDLVINIIRYSADPDEARQRLMEGVLPERLTPEQRERLGLPVEQISHFTLTEAQANAILALRLSRLTGLERQKLEEEYRALLQEIERLRSILASEPLRWQIIREELLELKQKYADARRTEIDYAGGGDFAIEDLIEDEQVVVTLSHQGLIKRTPVHIYRQQGRGGVGMKASGMREDDYIEHLFACKNHDYLLFFTDHGRCYWLRVYDIPEGSRTSLGRSIRNLIQIAPDDRVRAVLNIRKEDFENPEFLRTHYVLMATRQGLVKKTELEAFSRPRADGIIAIAFAEGDELIEAVLTDGRAHVLLASSGGRVVRFDESDVRPMGRNTRGVRGIALETGEQVVGMVAVSPEASPCILSISANGYGKRTPLEEYPVHRRGGKGVWTMKITPRTGRLIAIKAVQDTDDLMIITQNGLMIRIHVADISRMGRHTQGVRLIQLKPGDAIADVTRLVTEAQEDEAAAAPAIA